The Crocosphaera subtropica ATCC 51142 genome includes a window with the following:
- a CDS encoding DUF3084 domain-containing protein has translation MTSAYILIASILVLGGLVAALGDRLGSKVGKKRLTIGNLRPKQTAVVVTVLTGTLIAALTFGILLAFSKSLREGLFELDEIQKQLRIARADLERLGIDKEDTEKELQKAKEEQETVEKKLQSTNDNFNQAKQQLKSVSNQATQLKADIQTLLTERKELRQNKIELDQEIQQLKQEISQRDEELRKGKAQIAQQTRILNERQKRLQSLEEQQSTLQAEIDRRDDEITKLDQAINEKDMALKEREFQLQQLERESSYLQRQVAILEQYYQTYQELRERKIAIVRGQVLSIGAVRLVVPKAGTQVVDELLRQANRTAIELVGKGSIKPDERVVKITQGQVQQLVEQLQDGREYVVRIIAAGNYVQGEKEVRVFADIALNQQIFSEGETIAIISMDSLDLTDEIIQERLDLLLSATQFRARRSGILGGIQVGDGRLKTVVDFIEEIKQSEQGLDELRAIAMEDTKTIGPLKLKLLGIRNGEIIIESEEES, from the coding sequence ATGACCAGTGCTTATATCCTAATTGCATCGATTCTCGTCTTAGGAGGTTTAGTCGCAGCATTGGGCGATCGCTTGGGCAGTAAAGTGGGAAAAAAAAGACTTACCATTGGTAATCTACGCCCCAAACAAACCGCCGTAGTGGTAACAGTGTTAACGGGAACCCTAATTGCAGCCTTAACCTTTGGGATTTTACTAGCTTTTAGTAAATCCCTTCGAGAAGGGCTTTTCGAGTTGGATGAAATTCAAAAACAATTACGCATTGCTAGGGCGGATTTAGAACGGTTAGGCATTGATAAAGAAGATACTGAAAAGGAATTACAAAAAGCAAAAGAAGAACAAGAAACCGTTGAAAAAAAGTTACAATCTACTAACGATAATTTTAATCAAGCAAAACAACAACTTAAATCAGTTTCTAATCAAGCAACTCAACTAAAAGCTGATATTCAAACGCTACTGACTGAAAGGAAAGAACTGCGACAGAATAAAATCGAATTAGACCAAGAAATCCAACAACTTAAACAAGAAATTAGTCAAAGGGATGAAGAATTACGCAAAGGAAAAGCCCAAATTGCTCAACAAACTCGCATTTTAAACGAGCGACAAAAACGCCTTCAAAGTTTAGAAGAACAACAAAGTACCCTCCAAGCGGAAATTGATAGAAGGGATGATGAAATCACTAAACTGGATCAAGCTATTAATGAGAAAGATATGGCTCTCAAAGAAAGAGAATTTCAGTTACAACAGTTAGAAAGAGAGTCAAGCTATCTCCAAAGACAAGTAGCTATCTTAGAACAATATTATCAAACCTATCAAGAGTTACGAGAAAGAAAAATAGCCATTGTTAGAGGTCAAGTTTTATCCATTGGTGCTGTGCGTTTGGTGGTTCCAAAAGCAGGAACTCAAGTGGTGGATGAACTACTCCGACAAGCCAATCGAACTGCTATTGAATTAGTGGGAAAAGGAAGTATTAAACCTGATGAAAGAGTGGTTAAAATTACTCAAGGACAGGTTCAACAATTAGTAGAACAATTACAAGACGGACGGGAATATGTTGTCAGAATTATTGCAGCCGGTAATTATGTTCAAGGAGAAAAAGAGGTCAGAGTTTTTGCTGATATTGCCTTGAATCAGCAAATTTTTAGTGAGGGAGAAACCATTGCTATTATTTCTATGGACTCTTTAGACTTAACGGATGAAATTATACAAGAACGGTTAGATTTGTTACTGTCAGCCACTCAATTTCGTGCGCGTCGTTCGGGAATTTTAGGGGGAATTCAAGTGGGAGATGGAAGGCTTAAAACTGTGGTAGATTTTATAGAAGAAATAAAGCAATCTGAACAAGGATTAGATGAATTGCGAGCTATCGCTATGGAAGATACTAAAACCATTGGACCGCTTAAATTAAAGTTATTAGGCATTAGAAATGGAGAAATTATTATAGAAAGCGAAGAGGAATCATGA
- a CDS encoding MFS transporter, with translation MTVSDSETTPTPINKTLDAANPEESMARSNSSKKSPRQGFAPVLENPQFLILWIGQVFSQLADKVYLVLMIAFIAGHFQGENQPISGWVSAIMIAFTIPAVFFGSLAGVYVDRWSKKGVLVISNLIRAAFVFIIPPLLWLSQGDTLTLNVSWLPHWLRSWHNQTQEAFLLPLGFLILLVLTLVDSTITQFFAPAEQATIPLVVKRRHLLSANSLFTTTMMAMTIVGFAIGEPLLEVASHLAENLGFSWEEGKAFVVGISYLIAGLLLLLLKTGEKREQYEKEQPHVLEDIKDGIRYLGSNHRVRNALIQLVILFCIFAALSVLAVRMAETIPGMKAEQFGFLLATGGLGMGCGAAVLGGWGQQFRNHQLGLWGSMGMAVSLVGLSLSTSSLWLTLLMTTFLGVFAAFVGVPMQTTIQAETPVDMRGKVFGLQNNAVNIALSLPLALAGIAETFFGLQPVLLSLGVMAIAGGILTWLMGMKESV, from the coding sequence ATGACAGTTTCTGATTCTGAAACCACCCCAACTCCTATTAACAAAACCCTAGATGCTGCCAACCCAGAGGAATCTATGGCCCGTTCCAATAGCTCTAAAAAATCCCCCCGTCAAGGGTTTGCGCCGGTGCTAGAAAATCCTCAATTTTTAATCCTCTGGATAGGACAGGTCTTTTCTCAACTGGCAGATAAAGTTTATTTAGTCTTAATGATCGCTTTTATTGCAGGTCATTTTCAAGGAGAAAATCAACCCATTAGTGGTTGGGTATCAGCTATCATGATCGCCTTTACCATTCCGGCGGTGTTCTTTGGTTCCTTAGCAGGAGTCTATGTTGATCGCTGGTCGAAAAAAGGGGTTTTAGTGATTTCTAATCTCATTCGTGCGGCCTTTGTTTTTATTATTCCTCCCTTACTCTGGTTATCCCAAGGAGATACGTTAACCCTAAATGTCAGTTGGTTACCGCATTGGTTACGCAGTTGGCACAATCAAACCCAAGAGGCGTTTTTGTTGCCCTTGGGTTTTTTAATTTTATTAGTGTTAACCCTAGTAGATTCGACCATTACCCAATTTTTTGCTCCGGCCGAACAAGCGACCATTCCTCTAGTGGTCAAACGCCGTCATCTATTATCAGCTAATTCCCTGTTTACCACCACCATGATGGCCATGACGATTGTGGGTTTTGCCATTGGAGAACCTTTATTAGAAGTTGCGTCTCATTTGGCTGAAAATCTTGGCTTTTCTTGGGAAGAGGGAAAAGCTTTTGTGGTAGGAATCTCTTATTTAATCGCAGGGTTACTGCTACTCTTACTAAAAACAGGAGAAAAACGGGAACAGTATGAAAAAGAACAACCCCATGTCTTAGAAGATATTAAAGACGGTATTCGTTACCTGGGGAGTAATCATCGGGTTCGCAATGCTTTGATCCAGTTAGTCATTTTATTTTGTATTTTTGCGGCCTTGTCCGTATTAGCCGTACGCATGGCTGAAACTATTCCAGGGATGAAAGCCGAACAATTTGGCTTTTTATTAGCTACCGGCGGTTTAGGAATGGGCTGTGGAGCTGCCGTTTTAGGAGGTTGGGGACAACAGTTCCGTAATCATCAGTTAGGATTATGGGGATCGATGGGAATGGCCGTTTCCTTGGTGGGTTTATCCTTATCCACCAGCAGTTTATGGTTAACCCTGTTAATGACCACCTTTTTAGGGGTCTTTGCTGCTTTTGTGGGGGTTCCAATGCAAACGACGATCCAAGCAGAAACCCCCGTAGATATGCGTGGTAAAGTGTTTGGGTTACAAAATAATGCTGTTAATATCGCCCTTTCTTTGCCCTTAGCCTTAGCGGGTATTGCCGAAACTTTCTTTGGTTTGCAACCTGTATTATTAAGCTTGGGAGTGATGGCGATCGCTGGTGGTATTTTAACTTGGTTGATGGGTATGAAAGAATCGGTTTAG
- a CDS encoding sulfotransferase family protein, whose translation MTLPQVVNQFIKNPDHLPKNIIWRFPKKISTNKHIFVLGAPRSGTTLAKLILTSHPYLIGPGYETAFFTYRDIFSFRFKGIKQKKMDELRQNCHDIVEFFDIFTNHVLMDHPEAKYYVEKTPQHVLQLAFLTKYFPSSKFIHMVRDGRDGFCSAKHHKNVVQGSDVKRYANYWRKCLNSRIKLGDKDNILDVKYEALASDPEITIKGMMSFIGEPYHPQQLQPGKYSNNAITKIKTPVFEKLSANINDSSIQRYKKELSTEEIEIFNTIAGEQLRHFGYEVG comes from the coding sequence ATGACCTTACCACAAGTTGTTAATCAATTTATCAAAAATCCTGACCATTTACCTAAAAATATTATCTGGCGTTTTCCTAAAAAAATATCCACAAACAAACATATTTTTGTCTTAGGTGCGCCGAGAAGTGGTACAACTTTAGCTAAGTTAATTTTAACGTCTCATCCTTATTTAATTGGTCCTGGTTACGAAACCGCATTTTTCACTTATCGAGATATTTTTAGTTTTAGATTTAAAGGAATTAAACAAAAAAAAATGGATGAGTTACGGCAAAATTGTCATGATATTGTGGAATTTTTTGATATTTTTACTAATCATGTTTTAATGGATCATCCAGAAGCTAAATATTATGTAGAAAAAACCCCTCAGCACGTTTTACAATTAGCCTTTTTAACCAAATATTTTCCTAGTTCAAAATTCATTCATATGGTTAGAGATGGAAGAGACGGTTTTTGTTCTGCCAAACATCATAAAAATGTTGTTCAAGGAAGTGATGTTAAACGCTATGCAAACTATTGGCGAAAATGTCTTAATAGTCGTATAAAATTAGGGGATAAAGATAACATTTTAGATGTAAAGTATGAAGCTTTAGCATCTGATCCAGAAATCACAATTAAAGGGATGATGTCATTTATCGGGGAACCCTATCATCCTCAACAGTTACAACCAGGAAAATACTCAAATAATGCCATAACTAAGATTAAAACCCCTGTATTTGAGAAACTTTCTGCTAATATAAATGATTCTAGTATTCAACGTTATAAAAAAGAACTTTCAACGGAAGAAATTGAAATATTTAATACTATTGCTGGCGAACAATTACGTCATTTTGGTTACGAGGTAGGATAA
- a CDS encoding 2TM domain-containing protein, with translation MSASDVQPPQSYRKEEVQEILHLAIARKTEVEELSRTQLWEIAAELDIDAAVLQLAEKDWLLQKQQQEKKDEFNQYRQRQLKRKFIRYGIINSFVILLNLLAAGTLSWSLYILILLGLPLALDTFKTFQTEGEEYEKAFQQWYFKKEMKASISSLWNRIKTAWLS, from the coding sequence ATGTCTGCTTCTGACGTACAACCCCCTCAATCCTATCGTAAAGAGGAAGTTCAAGAGATTTTACACTTGGCCATTGCTCGCAAAACTGAGGTTGAAGAACTATCTCGCACTCAACTTTGGGAAATTGCAGCAGAATTGGATATTGACGCTGCTGTTTTACAATTGGCCGAAAAAGACTGGTTATTGCAAAAACAACAGCAAGAAAAAAAAGATGAATTTAATCAATATCGTCAAAGACAACTAAAACGAAAATTTATTCGTTATGGCATTATTAATTCCTTTGTCATATTGCTAAATTTATTAGCAGCAGGAACCCTATCTTGGTCATTATATATCTTGATTTTACTCGGACTTCCCTTAGCTTTAGATACCTTTAAAACCTTTCAAACTGAAGGTGAGGAGTATGAAAAAGCATTTCAACAGTGGTATTTTAAGAAGGAAATGAAAGCCTCAATTTCTAGTCTTTGGAATCGTATCAAAACAGCTTGGCTTTCTTAA
- a CDS encoding STAS domain-containing protein: protein MMGSQLINLSVAVLEPTGYITAANIDDFQEKLTNFVRNNPSRDYLVDMHQVEFIDSAGLMAIVSAFRLAQRLNKKLSVCSLSPSVRIIFELTQLDRALEIYESRQTYEASFNETVAA, encoded by the coding sequence ATGATGGGGAGTCAATTGATTAATTTAAGCGTAGCCGTTTTGGAACCAACTGGTTACATTACTGCTGCCAATATCGATGATTTTCAAGAGAAATTAACTAATTTCGTCAGAAATAACCCTAGTAGAGACTATTTGGTGGATATGCACCAGGTAGAATTTATCGACAGTGCGGGACTAATGGCCATTGTGTCTGCCTTTCGCCTCGCTCAGCGTCTCAATAAAAAATTAAGTGTTTGTTCCTTATCACCATCCGTCCGCATTATCTTTGAATTAACCCAGTTAGATAGGGCTTTAGAAATCTACGAAAGTCGTCAGACCTATGAAGCATCCTTCAATGAAACCGTAGCTGCTTGA
- the ntcA gene encoding global nitrogen regulator NtcA — protein sequence MELSVPQDKPLAAVFRRIGGGAYPPVVEAFDRGKTIFFPGDPAERVYFLLKGAVKLSRVYEAGEEITVALLRENSVFGVLSLITGQRSDRFYHAVAFTPVELLSSPIEQVEQALKNNPDLSILMLQGLSSRILQTEMMIETLAHRDMGSRLVSFLLILCRDFGVPTPEGIRIDLKLSHQAIAEAIGSTRVTVTRLLGDLRQEEMISIHKKKITVHNPVALSQQFA from the coding sequence ATGGAATTGTCTGTACCACAAGATAAACCTTTAGCTGCTGTGTTCCGCCGTATTGGTGGCGGTGCTTATCCCCCTGTTGTTGAAGCATTTGATCGGGGGAAAACTATCTTTTTTCCTGGTGATCCGGCTGAAAGGGTCTATTTTTTACTCAAAGGAGCAGTTAAACTGTCTCGGGTATACGAAGCAGGAGAAGAAATTACGGTAGCCTTATTAAGAGAAAATAGTGTGTTTGGCGTACTGTCTTTGATTACAGGACAACGCTCTGATCGTTTTTACCATGCGGTAGCATTTACCCCTGTCGAGTTGTTATCATCCCCCATTGAACAAGTCGAACAAGCCCTTAAAAATAACCCCGATTTGTCCATTTTAATGCTTCAAGGGCTGTCCTCACGGATTTTACAAACGGAAATGATGATCGAAACCCTCGCTCACCGTGATATGGGTTCCCGTCTGGTCAGTTTTCTGTTAATTTTATGTCGGGACTTTGGAGTGCCGACTCCTGAAGGCATTCGCATTGATTTAAAATTATCCCATCAAGCGATCGCTGAAGCCATTGGTTCAACCCGTGTAACAGTTACTCGTCTTCTGGGAGATTTACGCCAAGAAGAAATGATTTCTATTCATAAGAAGAAAATTACGGTTCATAATCCTGTTGCCCTTAGTCAGCAATTTGCCTAA
- a CDS encoding pre-16S rRNA-processing nuclease YqgF: protein MNQKSSSMVLGFDPGRDKCGVAIADNKGKIYYHEVVESSQGISTLNNLIEQFSINFLVMGNQTTSKQWKKQLESELLVSVPIVLIDERNSTLEARDRYWEMYPPQGLMRLLPKGMRNPPRPIDDIVAILLIERYFNSIK from the coding sequence ATGAATCAAAAAAGCTCATCAATGGTATTAGGATTTGATCCCGGAAGAGATAAATGTGGGGTAGCGATCGCTGATAATAAAGGCAAGATTTATTACCATGAGGTCGTTGAGTCGTCTCAAGGGATTTCAACCTTGAATAATCTCATTGAACAGTTTTCTATTAACTTCTTAGTTATGGGAAATCAAACCACCTCGAAACAGTGGAAAAAACAGCTAGAAAGTGAGTTATTGGTGTCTGTTCCTATTGTCCTTATAGACGAACGAAATAGTACCTTAGAGGCACGCGATCGCTATTGGGAAATGTATCCCCCTCAAGGGTTAATGCGTCTGCTTCCGAAAGGAATGCGAAACCCTCCTCGTCCCATTGATGATATTGTTGCCATTTTATTAATAGAACGGTATTTTAATAGTATCAAATGA
- a CDS encoding slr1306 family protein: MRVKVKKPILVAGIAISFLLWLGESLHEEVIAIGEWGVVSLMAIGTGVWWWQEKQPQKPISQTISPLTITEVNQAIADGQKILKIVKQENPKYNLSSLETQLGKLPEKLNNQAVSLGLIGNSIPEKSSLKQLLNKEKNYINIQWLEEDNTEKTHQRIDLIIFLVSTDLTQSQWQTIQQCHRNHQRCLISLNQLEQYNLEEQEIILQQIKQRVQTIIPPHDVIPINSSPKTLKVRQYKEDNSYQEWTEIQPPQIVSLTSRLDSILSQEREQLIWGKVWREAQDIKQQGKEILNAIRRDRALPMMEKYQWIAAAAAFANPVSSLDLLATAAINAQMVVDLSGIYQQKFTLSQGQAVSGTIGKLMIKLGLVELSTHAISSLLKSNAITYVAGGATQAISAAYLTRVAGLSLIEYFQEQEINSHSDQSFNIEQLSTKIKQVFEQTRRTEILQGFVKQTLPKLS; this comes from the coding sequence ATGAGAGTTAAGGTAAAAAAACCCATTCTTGTGGCAGGAATAGCCATTTCATTCCTACTATGGCTTGGAGAAAGTCTTCATGAGGAGGTAATAGCAATAGGGGAATGGGGCGTTGTGAGTCTGATGGCCATCGGTACAGGAGTTTGGTGGTGGCAAGAAAAACAACCCCAAAAACCAATCTCTCAAACGATTTCCCCCTTAACCATAACAGAAGTTAATCAGGCAATTGCTGATGGACAAAAAATATTAAAAATAGTTAAACAAGAAAACCCTAAATATAATCTATCAAGTTTAGAAACACAGTTAGGAAAATTGCCCGAAAAACTTAATAATCAAGCTGTTTCTTTAGGATTAATTGGCAATTCTATTCCAGAGAAAAGTAGTTTAAAACAATTATTAAATAAAGAAAAAAACTACATAAACATTCAATGGTTAGAAGAAGATAATACTGAAAAGACTCATCAAAGAATAGATTTAATTATTTTTTTAGTAAGCACAGATTTAACACAATCTCAGTGGCAAACCATTCAACAATGCCATCGAAATCATCAACGGTGTTTAATTAGTTTAAATCAATTGGAACAATATAATTTAGAAGAGCAAGAAATTATCTTGCAACAAATTAAACAACGGGTTCAAACTATTATTCCTCCCCATGATGTAATCCCTATTAACTCATCCCCAAAAACCTTAAAAGTTCGTCAGTATAAAGAAGATAACTCCTATCAAGAATGGACTGAAATTCAACCCCCTCAGATTGTCTCTTTAACCAGTAGACTGGATTCCATTTTAAGCCAAGAAAGAGAGCAATTAATCTGGGGAAAAGTGTGGCGTGAAGCGCAAGATATTAAACAGCAAGGAAAGGAAATTTTAAATGCAATTAGACGCGATCGCGCTTTACCCATGATGGAAAAATATCAATGGATAGCAGCAGCAGCAGCCTTTGCGAACCCCGTTTCATCCTTGGATTTATTAGCTACTGCTGCCATTAATGCTCAAATGGTCGTAGATTTAAGCGGTATTTATCAACAAAAATTTACCCTATCTCAAGGACAAGCCGTATCAGGCACTATTGGCAAATTAATGATCAAGTTGGGATTAGTTGAATTATCCACCCATGCTATTAGTAGTTTGCTCAAAAGTAACGCTATTACTTATGTAGCAGGAGGAGCAACCCAAGCTATTAGCGCAGCTTATTTAACCCGTGTTGCTGGTTTAAGTTTAATAGAATATTTTCAAGAACAAGAGATTAATTCTCATTCTGATCAAAGTTTTAATATAGAACAACTTTCAACAAAAATAAAACAAGTCTTTGAGCAAACAAGACGAACAGAAATCCTACAAGGTTTTGTGAAACAAACCCTCCCTAAACTATCATAG